Proteins from a genomic interval of Microthrixaceae bacterium:
- a CDS encoding EAL domain-containing protein has protein sequence MATLSDIVAVEAEFTALLNNPRRSLSRFAEVSLDFGQMLAEPDPHRALEALSLAIETLRNPPAEPEIPVALGLLRTMRSVAARLGEADHELDAIGREGRILDGGLVEIAPGEREALWQRAAAVRFGEGDVAAGFGELMEGLRWSGPVGIEPLTTDLLIAVRRTQLPAELLNDLIELWFEIRRERAGDAYGPWCLVALGALQLTAGDTITAQMYMRQADKMFGNEQRPALAALVGGWVALSADDAPTALNRFVSASQAPGGDARIRLLAAAGLGEALVALGRVDEARKPLNEAIAYDVGDPNTVARSHELLSEIAAGEGRYEDAYQHLTVARRLEQPMVVHSTPQRVHGVPTELDLRDRSEPIVLPSSPLRTASEEIAAHARSVERAAREASAAAGLDATLEMHLSPILENASGDVRAALAVMWLVHPDGAAIPAATLSEREELRRQLALHTLRRGCRSLATWASDLMMVIDLSEISVTSELVEAVETQLRESGADASRLVVLLSGLRLLRSSERSAVVDGLRDLGVRLGITGLGSSFDSTEELLSWGVDLVVIDDEVLSLADRGRAQRVVATVSALANGFGFDLLATGVGNEESFARQVGAGCHAAVGPHVGPALSEAAFRHQHLIDTAIDSAIGSVAGAVAGSALP, from the coding sequence ATGGCGACGCTGTCCGACATTGTCGCGGTCGAGGCCGAATTCACGGCACTGCTCAACAATCCTCGTCGAAGCCTGTCGCGTTTCGCCGAGGTCAGCCTCGACTTCGGACAGATGTTGGCCGAACCCGACCCTCATCGGGCACTCGAGGCGCTGTCGCTAGCGATCGAGACGTTGCGCAATCCTCCGGCGGAGCCGGAGATTCCGGTCGCGCTGGGGCTGCTGAGGACGATGCGTTCGGTCGCGGCACGGCTCGGTGAAGCGGATCACGAACTCGATGCGATCGGCCGTGAAGGGCGGATCCTCGACGGCGGTCTCGTCGAAATCGCCCCCGGCGAACGCGAGGCGCTGTGGCAGCGGGCCGCTGCGGTCCGATTCGGCGAAGGCGACGTGGCCGCGGGATTTGGGGAGTTGATGGAGGGTTTGCGCTGGAGCGGCCCCGTCGGCATCGAGCCGCTCACAACCGACTTGTTGATCGCGGTTCGGCGCACACAGCTTCCGGCGGAACTGCTCAACGATCTCATCGAGTTGTGGTTTGAGATTCGCCGCGAACGAGCCGGAGATGCCTACGGGCCGTGGTGCCTCGTCGCGCTCGGTGCGCTGCAGCTCACGGCGGGGGACACGATCACCGCACAGATGTACATGCGCCAGGCCGACAAGATGTTCGGAAACGAACAGCGCCCGGCGCTCGCCGCATTGGTCGGCGGTTGGGTTGCGTTGTCTGCAGACGATGCCCCGACGGCGCTGAACCGGTTCGTGAGTGCGTCCCAGGCGCCCGGTGGCGATGCTCGAATTCGACTGTTGGCCGCGGCCGGACTGGGTGAGGCGTTGGTTGCGCTCGGGCGCGTCGACGAGGCCCGCAAGCCGCTCAACGAGGCGATCGCGTATGACGTCGGCGATCCGAACACCGTCGCCCGGAGCCACGAACTGCTGTCGGAGATCGCTGCTGGTGAGGGGAGATACGAGGACGCGTACCAGCACCTGACCGTGGCCCGTCGTCTCGAACAGCCGATGGTGGTGCATTCCACACCGCAGCGTGTGCACGGGGTGCCGACCGAGCTCGACTTGCGTGACCGTTCGGAACCGATCGTGTTGCCGTCGTCGCCGCTGCGCACCGCGAGCGAGGAGATCGCGGCGCACGCCCGCTCGGTCGAGCGTGCGGCGCGCGAGGCCTCCGCTGCCGCAGGGTTGGACGCGACGTTGGAGATGCACCTGTCGCCAATCCTGGAGAACGCGTCGGGCGACGTGCGGGCGGCCTTGGCGGTGATGTGGCTGGTGCACCCCGACGGTGCAGCGATTCCCGCGGCGACCTTGTCCGAACGCGAGGAGCTTCGTCGGCAGCTGGCGCTGCACACGCTGCGGCGTGGGTGCCGCTCTCTCGCGACGTGGGCATCCGACCTCATGATGGTCATCGATCTGTCCGAGATCTCGGTGACCTCGGAACTTGTCGAGGCGGTCGAAACACAGTTGCGCGAGTCCGGGGCCGACGCTTCGCGTCTCGTGGTGCTGTTGTCCGGGCTGCGGCTGCTTCGTTCGTCTGAACGTTCGGCGGTCGTCGACGGCCTTCGCGACCTTGGGGTGAGGCTCGGGATCACGGGGCTCGGCTCGTCATTCGACTCGACCGAGGAGTTGTTGTCGTGGGGGGTCGACCTGGTGGTGATCGACGACGAGGTGTTGTCGCTCGCCGACCGTGGGCGCGCCCAGCGCGTGGTGGCCACCGTCTCGGCACTGGCGAATGGGTTCGGATTCGATCTGCTCGCTACGGGCGTCGGTAATGAGGAATCGTTCGCCCGCCAGGTTGGTGCCGGGTGCCACGCTGCGGTCGGGCCTCACGTCGGCCCGGCACTGTCGGAGGCGGCCTTTCGTCACCAGCACCTCATCGACACGGCCATCGATTCCGCGATCGGATCCGTGGCTGGCGCGGTTGCGGGGTCGGCGCTGCCCTGA
- a CDS encoding SDR family oxidoreductase → MSGIVEGRIVIVTGAGRGLGRAHALAFAAEGAKVVVNDIGAEQDGSGGSLSPAQEVVDTIAAAGGEAVVNGDDVSSDEGAQRLIDSTIERFGGLDVVLNNAGIVRDRMFTNATVDEWDAVMAVHLRGHFLPSKYASLYWKNEAKEGRQRAARIINTSSGAGLMGSIAQAAYSAAKGGIASLTLVQAAELGRYGITANALAPSARTRMTEQAFADMMAEVAEGEFDAMDPANVSPALVWLGSEQSSHVTGRMFELEGGKIGIAQGWMHGPTIDKGAKWDPAEVGDAVDKLLAEAVAPTPVYGA, encoded by the coding sequence ATGAGCGGCATCGTCGAAGGAAGAATCGTCATCGTCACCGGCGCGGGGCGCGGACTTGGCCGGGCCCACGCCCTGGCCTTCGCCGCGGAGGGCGCCAAGGTTGTCGTCAACGACATCGGTGCCGAACAAGACGGCAGCGGTGGTTCGCTCTCGCCGGCACAGGAGGTCGTCGACACGATCGCTGCGGCGGGTGGTGAGGCGGTGGTGAACGGCGATGACGTGTCCTCCGACGAGGGAGCGCAGCGACTCATCGACTCCACGATCGAGCGCTTCGGCGGACTCGATGTCGTGTTGAACAATGCTGGCATCGTGCGTGACCGGATGTTCACCAATGCCACCGTGGACGAGTGGGACGCGGTGATGGCGGTGCACCTTCGCGGCCACTTCCTGCCTTCGAAGTATGCGTCGCTCTACTGGAAGAACGAGGCGAAGGAAGGCCGCCAGCGTGCGGCGCGCATCATCAACACCAGCTCCGGCGCCGGGCTGATGGGGTCGATCGCCCAGGCCGCCTACTCGGCGGCCAAGGGTGGCATCGCCTCGCTCACGCTTGTGCAGGCCGCCGAGCTTGGCCGCTACGGCATCACCGCCAACGCGTTGGCGCCGTCGGCTCGCACGCGGATGACCGAGCAGGCCTTCGCCGACATGATGGCCGAGGTCGCCGAGGGTGAATTCGACGCGATGGACCCGGCGAACGTGTCGCCGGCACTCGTGTGGTTGGGATCGGAACAGTCGAGCCACGTCACCGGTCGGATGTTCGAGCTCGAGGGTGGCAAGATCGGCATCGCCCAGGGCTGGATGCACGGCCCGACCATCGATAAGGGCGCGAAGTGGGATCCGGCCGAGGTTGGCGATGCGGTCGACAAGCTGCTCGCTGAGGCGGTCGCTCCGACTCCCGTCTACGGGGCTTGA
- a CDS encoding TIGR03619 family F420-dependent LLM class oxidoreductase, translating into MRYGVTMFATDRSMPVHELAVEAEVRGFDSIYIPEHTHIPVSRKTAPPTGDAELKEEYKRTLDPLVALAAAAALTTTIRLGTGVMLPAQREPIVTAKAIATLQNLSNGRFCFGVGFGWNEDEMNSHGVDYRTRRAHMRDHMLTMRSLWRDEVAAYEGTYSHLAESWAWPKPQTEVPVLLGGGAGPKLFAHIAEYGDGWIPIGGAGLTENIATFRQAMTEAGRNPDDMEIVPFGSIPSPEKLDHFEHIGVTECVFRVPSAGRDEVLVTLDEQAALIAG; encoded by the coding sequence ATGCGCTACGGGGTGACCATGTTCGCAACCGACCGTTCGATGCCGGTGCACGAGTTGGCGGTCGAGGCTGAGGTCCGCGGGTTCGACTCGATCTACATCCCCGAACACACCCACATTCCGGTCAGCCGCAAGACGGCTCCGCCGACGGGAGATGCGGAACTCAAGGAGGAGTACAAACGCACGCTCGATCCACTCGTCGCCCTAGCGGCAGCCGCGGCGTTGACCACAACGATTCGCCTCGGCACCGGCGTGATGCTGCCGGCCCAGCGCGAACCGATCGTCACCGCCAAGGCGATCGCCACCCTGCAGAACCTGTCGAACGGACGATTCTGTTTCGGCGTGGGCTTCGGCTGGAACGAAGACGAGATGAACAGCCACGGAGTCGACTACCGGACCCGTCGGGCACACATGCGCGACCACATGTTGACGATGCGTTCGCTGTGGCGCGACGAGGTGGCCGCCTATGAGGGCACCTACTCCCACCTCGCCGAAAGCTGGGCCTGGCCCAAGCCCCAGACCGAGGTGCCCGTGCTGTTGGGCGGCGGCGCCGGGCCGAAACTGTTTGCGCACATCGCCGAGTACGGCGACGGCTGGATCCCGATCGGCGGCGCCGGGCTCACCGAGAACATCGCCACGTTCCGCCAGGCGATGACCGAGGCCGGACGCAATCCCGACGACATGGAGATCGTGCCCTTCGGTTCGATTCCCAGCCCCGAAAAACTCGACCATTTCGAACACATCGGGGTGACCGAATGTGTCTTTCGAGTTCCGTCGGCCGGCCGCGATGAGGTACTCGTCACCCTCGACGAGCAGGCCGCGCTGATCGCCGGTTAG
- a CDS encoding acetyl-CoA C-acetyltransferase: MAEAYIIDTLRTPVGKRGGSLSQVHPADLGAFTLKTLVERTGIDPSAVDDVVMGCLDTIGPQAGDIGRTAWLAAGLPEAVPGVTIDRQCGSSQQAVHFAAQGVMSGTQDLVVAAGVQNMSMIPISSAMTVAEPMGFTDPFSGSTGWVDRYGTQEVSQFRGAELIAEKWEISREDMEGFAIESHTRAIRAREEGRFDAEIVEFNGLSHDEGPREPNVDKIRSLQTLVEGGRITAAVASQISDASAAMLIASEQAVKDHNLTPRARIHHLSVRADDPIFMLSAPIPATRYALDKAGMSLDDIDLVEINEAFASVVLAWAKELDADLSKVNVNGGAIALGHPLGATGVRLMTTMLNELERTGGRYGLQTMCEGGGQANVTIIERL; encoded by the coding sequence ATGGCTGAGGCATACATCATCGACACCCTGCGTACCCCGGTCGGAAAGCGTGGCGGCTCGCTGTCCCAGGTGCATCCGGCCGATCTCGGTGCGTTCACGCTGAAGACGCTCGTCGAACGCACGGGGATCGACCCGTCCGCCGTGGATGATGTGGTGATGGGGTGTCTCGACACCATCGGCCCGCAGGCCGGCGATATCGGCCGTACCGCGTGGCTCGCGGCGGGCCTCCCTGAGGCCGTTCCCGGGGTGACGATCGACCGTCAGTGCGGTTCGTCCCAGCAAGCCGTGCACTTCGCTGCACAGGGGGTCATGAGCGGCACCCAGGACCTGGTCGTCGCGGCGGGCGTGCAGAACATGTCGATGATTCCGATCAGCTCCGCCATGACCGTCGCCGAACCGATGGGCTTCACCGACCCGTTCAGTGGCTCGACCGGCTGGGTCGATCGCTACGGCACCCAGGAGGTGAGCCAGTTCCGCGGCGCCGAACTCATCGCCGAGAAGTGGGAGATCTCCCGCGAGGACATGGAGGGGTTCGCGATCGAGTCGCACACCCGGGCGATCCGGGCGCGCGAGGAGGGTCGCTTCGACGCAGAGATCGTCGAGTTCAACGGCCTTTCCCACGATGAGGGTCCTCGCGAGCCGAACGTCGACAAGATCCGCTCGCTGCAGACCCTGGTCGAAGGCGGACGCATCACCGCGGCGGTGGCCTCGCAGATTTCCGATGCTTCGGCCGCAATGTTGATCGCGTCGGAGCAGGCGGTGAAGGACCACAACCTCACCCCCCGCGCTCGGATCCACCATCTTTCGGTGCGTGCGGATGACCCGATCTTCATGCTGTCGGCCCCGATTCCCGCGACGCGCTATGCGCTCGACAAGGCGGGGATGTCGCTCGACGACATCGACCTCGTCGAGATCAACGAGGCGTTCGCGTCGGTGGTGTTGGCCTGGGCGAAGGAGCTCGACGCGGACCTGTCGAAGGTGAACGTCAACGGTGGAGCGATCGCGCTCGGGCACCCGCTCGGTGCCACCGGGGTGCGGCTCATGACCACAATGCTGAACGAACTCGAACGCACCGGCGGTCGTTACGGGCTGCAGACCATGTGTGAGGGCGGCGGACAGGCCAACGTCACCATCATCGAGCGCCTCTAG
- a CDS encoding class I SAM-dependent methyltransferase yields MATNPSANNPSANTPTGNDSSPNKEQIDFWSGDRGKAWADSAERYDLQLERYSLLAVGAAAPLPGDRAIDVGCGAGATTFEAARAVGPTGYVIGVDVSGPMLERARHEQERTGLTNVEFVEADVQTMTPLTELADVVVSRFGVMFFDDPIAAFANLAAMVRDRGRLGFACWGPASSNEWMSVPAVALAPIAPLPEPSPADAPGPFSFADQDRVESILEAAGWSDVTFEVVDDPLYLGGPGSLAEVVEFVLGASSLSPLVADRREEARQLLSDALAPRFDGHGVKFHANAHIVRAVREA; encoded by the coding sequence ATGGCGACCAACCCCTCTGCGAATAATCCCTCTGCGAACACGCCGACCGGGAACGACTCGAGCCCGAACAAGGAACAGATCGACTTCTGGAGCGGTGATCGCGGCAAAGCCTGGGCCGACAGCGCCGAACGCTACGACCTCCAACTTGAGCGTTACTCGTTGCTCGCTGTTGGTGCGGCGGCGCCGCTGCCGGGGGATCGGGCGATCGACGTCGGATGCGGCGCTGGTGCCACCACCTTCGAAGCGGCTCGTGCCGTCGGGCCGACCGGGTACGTCATCGGCGTCGACGTGTCCGGTCCGATGTTGGAACGCGCTCGCCACGAACAGGAGCGCACCGGGTTGACCAACGTGGAATTCGTTGAGGCCGACGTGCAGACGATGACGCCTCTGACCGAACTCGCCGACGTGGTCGTCAGCCGCTTTGGTGTCATGTTCTTCGACGACCCGATCGCCGCCTTCGCCAACCTCGCTGCGATGGTTCGCGACCGGGGCCGGCTCGGGTTCGCCTGTTGGGGACCCGCGAGTTCGAACGAGTGGATGTCGGTGCCTGCGGTTGCGTTGGCTCCGATCGCACCGCTTCCGGAACCGTCTCCGGCCGATGCCCCCGGGCCCTTCTCCTTCGCAGACCAGGACCGCGTCGAGTCGATTCTCGAGGCCGCCGGTTGGAGCGACGTCACCTTCGAAGTCGTCGATGACCCGCTGTATCTGGGAGGGCCCGGCAGCCTCGCCGAGGTCGTCGAGTTCGTCTTGGGCGCATCGTCGCTCAGCCCCCTGGTGGCAGATCGGCGCGAGGAGGCACGCCAGTTGCTCTCCGACGCACTCGCCCCCCGCTTCGATGGGCACGGGGTGAAGTTCCACGCCAACGCGCACATCGTGCGCGCCGTGCGTGAGGCGTAG
- a CDS encoding acyl-CoA dehydrogenase family protein produces MNFDDTPEEAAFRAEVQAFLAANAKPKAGDETDWSRNGASTDHAVAEDYRRRCREWQRTLYDNGWAGIAWPKAFGGRGGNASQQIIFNQELAKYDATSGFIGAAQALVGPAIMAFGTPEQQQRYLPPLLSGEESWCQLFSEPEAGSDLATLGARAVLDGDEWVVNGQKLWNSSAQHADFGILICRTNPDVPKHAGITYFIVDMRTPGIEVRPLIQAQGVAHFNEVFFSDVRIPAANVVGAVNDGWKVTKVTLRSESSMISGGGQASTFVNVLATIRRTGRDTDPLVRQELAKVWSNEQILRYLSMRMQTAVMTGRKDLALHGSLLKNFFTRSFTHRATLALDCEGPEGMLTGADAEGDGFWQYQCINQFASKIGGGTEEVHRNNLAEQALGLPREASADVDTPWNQLRRS; encoded by the coding sequence GTGAATTTCGACGACACCCCCGAGGAAGCGGCGTTTCGCGCCGAGGTGCAAGCGTTCCTCGCCGCGAACGCCAAGCCGAAGGCCGGGGACGAGACCGACTGGTCGCGCAACGGAGCCTCGACCGACCACGCCGTCGCCGAGGACTATCGGCGTCGGTGCCGCGAGTGGCAGCGCACGCTGTACGACAACGGTTGGGCGGGAATCGCCTGGCCGAAGGCGTTCGGTGGTCGGGGAGGCAACGCGTCCCAGCAGATCATCTTCAACCAGGAACTCGCGAAGTACGACGCGACGAGTGGCTTCATCGGTGCGGCCCAGGCGCTTGTGGGCCCGGCGATCATGGCCTTCGGCACCCCGGAGCAACAGCAGCGCTACCTGCCTCCGCTGCTGAGTGGCGAGGAGTCGTGGTGCCAGCTCTTCAGCGAGCCGGAGGCCGGTAGCGACCTGGCGACGCTGGGCGCGCGTGCCGTGCTCGACGGCGACGAGTGGGTCGTGAACGGCCAAAAGCTGTGGAACAGCTCCGCGCAACACGCGGATTTCGGCATCCTCATCTGCCGGACCAACCCCGACGTTCCCAAGCACGCGGGCATCACCTACTTCATCGTCGACATGCGCACCCCGGGCATCGAGGTGCGTCCGCTCATTCAGGCACAGGGCGTCGCGCACTTCAACGAGGTGTTCTTCAGCGACGTTCGCATTCCGGCGGCCAATGTCGTCGGGGCGGTGAACGACGGCTGGAAGGTCACCAAGGTGACGCTGCGCAGCGAGAGTTCGATGATCTCCGGCGGTGGTCAGGCCTCAACGTTCGTCAACGTGTTGGCGACGATCCGCCGAACCGGCAGGGACACCGATCCGCTGGTGCGACAGGAACTCGCCAAGGTGTGGTCGAATGAGCAGATCCTGCGGTACCTCTCGATGCGCATGCAGACGGCGGTGATGACGGGTCGCAAGGATCTGGCGCTGCACGGGTCGTTGCTGAAGAACTTCTTCACCCGCAGCTTCACCCATCGCGCCACCCTCGCCCTGGACTGCGAGGGGCCGGAGGGCATGTTGACCGGAGCCGATGCCGAGGGCGACGGATTCTGGCAATACCAGTGCATCAACCAGTTCGCCTCCAAGATCGGCGGCGGAACCGAGGAAGTTCATCGCAACAACCTCGCCGAGCAGGCACTCGGGTTGCCCCGCGAGGCGTCGGCCGATGTCGACACCCCGTGGAATCAACTCCGTCGAAGCTGA